The Oncorhynchus kisutch isolate 150728-3 linkage group LG20, Okis_V2, whole genome shotgun sequence genome has a segment encoding these proteins:
- the papss2b gene encoding bifunctional 3'-phosphoadenosine 5'-phosphosulfate synthase 2b — MSGIKKQRTDLQRATNVVYQAHHVSRSKRGQVVGTREGFRGCTVWLTGLSGAGKTTVGFALEEYLVFHGIPCYSLDGDNIRQGLNRNLGFTSVDREENIRRIAEVAKLFADAGLVCITSFISPFTKDRQEAKKIHVQSGLPFFEVFVDAPLEVCESRDVKGLYKKARAGEIKGFTGIDSPFEKPESPDLVLKTGEISATECIQQVVELLKEQNIVPTGVTEEVTELFVPENKLDLALSDAKTLPTVSITKLDLQWVQVLAEGWASPLKGFMREREFLQVLHFDTLLDGGNINLSVPIVLPVSKESKEKLDGCAAFALEFKGCRVAILRNPEFYEHRKEERCARQWGTTCPQHPYIKMVMEGGDWLVGGDLEVLEQIKWNDGLDQYRFTPRELKQKFKEMKADAVFAFQLRNPVHNGHALLMQDTKRRLLERGYKNPVLLLHPLGGWTKDDDVPLDWRIKQHAAVLEEGVLDPASTIVAIFPSPMMYAGPTEVQWHCRARMIAGANFYIVGRDPAGMPHPETKQSLYEPTHGAKVLTMAPGLPSVEIIPFRVAAYNKTKRSMDFYDKERHQEFEFISGTKMRRMARSGENPPDGFMANKAWKVLTEYYSSLQKDE, encoded by the exons GTTTGTCAGGTGCCGGAAAGACGACCGTCGGCTTTGCCCTGGAGGAGTACTTGGTGTTTCATGGTATTCCCTGCTACTCCCTGGATGGGGATAACATCAGACAGGGGCTGAACAGGAACCTTGGCTTCACCTCTGTGGACAGGGAGGAGAACATCAGGCGCATCGCTGAGGTGGCCAAGCTGTTTGCAGATGCAGGATTGGTCTGCATCACCAGCTTCATTTCTCCATTCACTAAG GACCGGCAAGAAGCCAAAAAGATCCATGTACAATCTGGGCTGCCGTTCTTTGAGGTTTTCGTCGACGCTCCCCTGGAGGTGTGTGAGAGCAGAGATGTCAAAGGCCTCTACAAGAAGGCCCGTGCTGGAGAGATTAAAG GCTTTACGGGCATTGATTCGCCTTTTGAGAAGCCTGAGTCACCTGATCTTGTGCTGAAGACTGGAGAGATCTCAGCGACTGAGTGCATCCAGCAGGTGGTCGAGCTGCTTAAGGAACAG AATATTGTGCCCACTGGTGTGACAGAGGAAGTGACTGAGCTCTTTGTGCCAGAGAACAAGCTGGACTTGGCACTGAGCGACGCCAAGACACTGCCTACCGTCAGCATCACCAAG CTGGACCTCCAGTGGGTGCAGGTGCTGGCGGAGGGCTGGGCCAGCCCCCTCAAGGGCTTCATGAGGGAGAGGGAGTTCCTGCAGGTTCTGCACTTCGACACTCTTCTGGATG GTGGAAACATCAACCTCTCTGTGCCGATCGTCCTGCCCGTTTCCAAAGAGAGCAAAGAGAAGCTGGACGGCTGCGCAGCGTTCGCCCTTGAGTTCAAAGGTTGCAGAGTGGCAATTCTCCGCAACCCTGAGTTTTATGAACATCGGAAGGAAGAGCGTTGTGCCAGGCAGTGGGGAACCACATGTCCTCAGCATCCTTACATCAAG ATGGTTATGGAGGGTGGTGATTGGCTGGTTGGTGGAGATTTGGAGGTGCTAGAGCAAATCAAATGGAACGATGGTCTGGACCAATACCGCTTCACTCCAAGAGAACTGAAGCAAAAGTTCAAGGAAATGAAAGCAG ACGCCGTCTTCGCCTTCCAGCTTCGCAACCCGGTCCACAACGGCCACGCCCTCCTGATGCAAGACACGAAGCGGCGGCTGCTGGAGCGAGGCTACAAGAACCCTGTCCTGCTGCTCCACCCGCTGGGAGGCTGGACCAAAGACGATGACGTGCCTCTGGACTGGCGTATAAAACAGCATGCTGCCGTACTGGAGGAGGGGGTACTGGACCCAGCCAGCACCATCGTGGCCATATTCCCCTCTCCCATGATGTATGCTGGACCCACTGAG GTACAGTGGCACTGCCGGGCACGAATGATAGCTGGTGCCAACTTCTACATCGTTGGTCGTGACCCTGCGGGCATGCCTCACCCTGAGACCAAGCAGAGCCTGTATGAGCCCACCCACGGGGCCAAGGTCCTCACCATggcccctggtctcccctctgtaGAGATCATCCCCTTCAGAGTGGCTGCCTACAACAAGACTAAAAGATCTATGGACTTCTACGATAAGGAGAG ACACCAGGAATTTGAGTTCATATCTGGGACCAAGATGAGGAGGATGGCACGCAGCGGAGAGAACCCTCCAGATGGTTTCATGGCCAATAAGGCCTGGAAGGTCCTCACAGAGTACTACAGCTCCCTGCAGAAGGacgaatga